The following coding sequences are from one Candidatus Hydrogenedentota bacterium window:
- a CDS encoding sugar phosphate isomerase/epimerase, whose product MASTRRQFLGQATAFSAAALAGNALAAPGPAFLLGSQSYSFRKFDTIGVISEVKKLGLSAIEFCGVHFPCDPAHAGLAEVKQLIADAGIVVPCYGVESFTADEAANRAKFEFAKAMGIGILTADPLPESFDSLDKLTEEYKIKIAIHNHGPNDMRYGKVQMVLDAIQDHSPMIGACVDTGHSIRSGEKPHEVLAALGDRVISLHLKDWTHGGEEQILGDGDMDLTAVAKVLKDINFGGPLMIEYENSPENPGPDMAVGMVNWQKAVDAVWTA is encoded by the coding sequence ATGGCAAGTACACGACGTCAATTCCTGGGTCAGGCGACGGCCTTTTCGGCGGCCGCGCTGGCGGGCAACGCACTGGCGGCGCCGGGACCGGCCTTCCTGCTGGGATCGCAGAGCTACAGTTTCCGGAAGTTCGACACGATCGGGGTCATCAGCGAGGTGAAGAAGCTCGGGCTGAGCGCGATCGAGTTCTGCGGGGTGCATTTCCCGTGCGATCCGGCGCACGCGGGCCTGGCTGAGGTGAAACAGCTCATCGCGGACGCGGGCATTGTTGTGCCGTGTTACGGCGTGGAGAGCTTCACGGCGGACGAGGCGGCGAACCGCGCGAAGTTTGAGTTCGCGAAGGCGATGGGCATTGGCATTCTCACGGCGGACCCGCTGCCGGAGTCCTTCGACAGCCTGGACAAGCTGACGGAGGAATATAAGATCAAGATTGCGATTCACAACCATGGCCCGAACGACATGCGCTATGGGAAGGTGCAGATGGTGCTGGACGCGATCCAGGATCACAGCCCGATGATCGGGGCGTGCGTGGACACGGGCCACAGTATCCGTTCGGGCGAGAAGCCGCACGAGGTGCTGGCGGCGCTGGGCGATCGCGTGATCTCGCTGCACCTGAAGGATTGGACGCACGGCGGCGAGGAACAGATCCTGGGCGATGGCGACATGGACCTTACGGCGGTGGCGAAGGTGCTGAAGGACATCAACTTCGGCGGGCCGCTGATGATCGAATATGAGAACAGCCCGGAGAATCCGGGGCCGGATATGGCGGTGGGTATGGTGAACTGGCAGAAGGCGGTGGACGCGGTGTGGACGGCGTAG
- a CDS encoding hybrid sensor histidine kinase/response regulator gives MTTAENALPTIMLVDDTPANLSLLEEILRGRGYRVVAFPRGAMALRAAAANPPDLILLDIMMPEMDGFEVCRRLKADERLGETPVIFISALDDTANMLRAFNSGGVDYVSKPFQESEVLARVAAHLRLRQQQLEIEAQRRRAQESYERLCDLESQRDQLVHMIVHDMRSPLMGILGYAEIIEMELRQAGNGDLLEMAGHLRASGAQLNEMVSTLLDVSRLEAGAMPVNKRQCDLGKLIADALDALKAYSREARIEFHPPNAPVAAICDPDLTRRILQNLVANALKFGGAKSVVCVDLSVTESGVVVAVSDTGDGIPLEYQARVFDKFAQAPGGGSGKAYSTGLGLTFCKLAVEAQGGEIGLKSEIGRGSTFQFNIPSSM, from the coding sequence ATGACAACAGCCGAAAACGCGCTTCCGACGATCATGCTCGTGGACGATACACCGGCGAACCTCAGCCTGTTGGAGGAAATTCTTCGCGGGCGGGGCTACCGCGTCGTCGCCTTCCCCCGCGGCGCCATGGCCCTGCGCGCGGCCGCCGCCAACCCGCCGGACCTCATTCTCCTGGATATCATGATGCCCGAGATGGATGGCTTCGAGGTGTGCCGCCGGCTCAAGGCCGACGAGCGGCTCGGAGAGACCCCGGTAATCTTTATCAGCGCCCTGGACGACACGGCGAACATGCTCCGGGCCTTCAATTCGGGCGGCGTGGACTACGTAAGCAAACCCTTCCAGGAGTCCGAAGTGCTGGCGCGGGTCGCGGCCCATCTCCGTCTACGCCAGCAGCAGCTGGAAATTGAGGCGCAGAGGCGGCGGGCGCAAGAGAGCTACGAGCGTCTGTGCGATCTCGAGTCGCAGCGAGATCAACTCGTTCACATGATCGTCCACGATATGCGCTCCCCCCTGATGGGCATCCTTGGGTATGCGGAAATCATCGAAATGGAGCTGCGGCAGGCCGGCAACGGGGACTTGCTTGAAATGGCGGGCCATCTTCGCGCTTCGGGCGCCCAATTGAACGAGATGGTGTCAACGCTGCTCGACGTAAGCCGCCTGGAAGCTGGTGCGATGCCCGTGAACAAGCGTCAATGCGACCTGGGTAAGCTTATCGCGGACGCGTTGGATGCCCTCAAGGCATACTCCAGAGAGGCCCGGATCGAATTCCATCCGCCGAATGCGCCCGTAGCCGCCATCTGCGATCCGGACCTTACCCGGCGGATCCTGCAGAACCTCGTCGCGAATGCGCTGAAGTTTGGCGGGGCGAAGAGCGTCGTGTGTGTCGACCTCTCGGTCACGGAAAGCGGCGTTGTCGTCGCCGTAAGTGATACGGGTGACGGTATCCCGTTGGAGTATCAAGCGCGTGTCTTCGATAAATTCGCGCAGGCGCCGGGTGGCGGGAGCGGAAAGGCGTACTCCACGGGCCTGGGATTGACTTTCTGCAAGCTGGCCGTGGAGGCGCAAGGGGGCGAGATTGGACTGAAGAGCGAAATCGGTCGGGGAAGCACCTTCCAGTTTAACATTCCATCATCAATGTAA
- a CDS encoding CHASE domain-containing protein has protein sequence MQRAWTQAESEQIRSRYEEYCEDITRRIAERLHDYRMILQGGAGVYAASEDVTREEWRAYAAYQSVQESYPGIQAVGFLEYVPASQLAQHTETVRAAGFPDYAVWPPGEREDYAPFVYLEPFDEQNRRAFGYDAYSDPVRRAAMERARDTGAVSLSGAVRLVQASEDDDQPGLLMLAPIYANGVPSGDVQLRMDNLEGFVFVSFRMHDLMAVLFPERSPHVLIDVYDGDRAEPGALIYSRTGAAAADYGSALNSQATLDLYGHQWTLSFRAAPEFEAGAHPWFPWAIWFAGLALGLLSFLLIRAQENTIVRARRLAVTLTASLRESEAKLRQITDNISDVVFTADLGWRTAYVSPSVERVFGDPVDVYLRKGMADRFPPASRARIEAICREELEKDVADGAGQSFIIEAEHYRAGGETADISMHLSFIRNSEGKAVGIQGVARDVTSHKRAERQLAASQKRFLYAFEYAPIGMALVAPDGQWLKVNYATCAIMGYSQDELLAMTFQDITHPEDLQADLDNVRRVLAGEKNSYQMEKRYLRKSGEAIWCLLSASLVRVEGDEEVYFVSQILDITDRKALEHERAARHAVEEANRAKSAFVANMSHEIRTPLNAILGFAQVLERDGSLTARQAEQVHTITRSGRHLLGLINDILDMSRIESGKLGLHPTNFNLHELLNDLEMMVRSRAEAKGLHIIVERRESVPEYVAADDAKLRQVLINLMGNAVKFTKEGGVALRARADAIADGPADGPAYMRLVVEVEDTGPGIPEEDREHIFQAFRQSDAGVDSGGTGLGLAISKRLTEMMGGQLTVESRVGEGSCFRVCVPVTPVDGLEDVSIPASLVVVGLEADSGGPYRILVVDDNKSNRDLLRAILEPVGFVIEEAANGSEALDLVERWEPHIVLMDLRMPAMDGYEATRRIKSNPRARATPVIAVTASAFEDDERAVLASGVDGYVRKPYRPQTIFEVLGKHLGLRYVYKEVPAARPGKSMSGHITADDLAGVPEALLDAMRQAVAAGDMGRLKGLVAGATGLDDAVAGALNAIAGEYDYDRLGEVLGMGGNLS, from the coding sequence TTGCAACGTGCCTGGACCCAGGCGGAGTCGGAGCAAATCCGGAGTCGCTATGAAGAGTACTGCGAGGATATCACCCGGCGCATTGCGGAGCGCTTGCACGACTACCGCATGATCCTGCAAGGCGGGGCGGGGGTGTACGCGGCCTCGGAGGATGTCACTCGGGAGGAGTGGCGCGCCTACGCGGCGTATCAGTCGGTCCAGGAATCCTATCCCGGAATTCAGGCGGTGGGATTCCTGGAATACGTTCCGGCGTCCCAACTGGCACAGCATACGGAAACCGTGCGAGCGGCGGGATTTCCCGACTACGCGGTCTGGCCTCCGGGCGAACGGGAAGATTATGCGCCGTTTGTATACCTGGAGCCCTTTGACGAGCAAAACCGCCGCGCTTTCGGCTACGACGCCTACTCCGATCCCGTGCGCCGCGCCGCCATGGAACGCGCCCGGGACACGGGCGCGGTGTCCCTCTCCGGCGCGGTCCGGCTGGTCCAGGCGTCCGAGGACGACGATCAGCCCGGCCTCCTGATGCTGGCGCCCATATACGCGAACGGCGTTCCGTCCGGTGACGTACAGTTGCGGATGGACAACCTCGAGGGTTTCGTGTTTGTCTCGTTCCGCATGCACGACCTGATGGCGGTGCTCTTTCCGGAGCGTTCGCCCCACGTACTTATTGACGTGTATGACGGTGACCGGGCGGAGCCCGGCGCATTAATCTACTCCCGAACCGGCGCCGCGGCGGCGGACTACGGATCGGCCCTGAACTCCCAAGCGACACTTGACCTCTACGGCCACCAATGGACGCTGTCGTTTCGGGCCGCGCCCGAGTTTGAAGCGGGCGCCCACCCCTGGTTTCCCTGGGCGATTTGGTTCGCGGGGCTTGCCCTGGGCCTCCTGTCATTCCTCCTGATTCGGGCGCAGGAGAACACCATCGTGCGGGCTCGGCGTCTGGCCGTCACGCTGACGGCGTCGTTGCGTGAGAGCGAGGCGAAGCTGCGGCAGATAACCGACAATATCTCCGATGTGGTCTTTACAGCGGATCTGGGCTGGCGCACGGCCTACGTGAGCCCCTCGGTCGAACGCGTGTTCGGCGATCCGGTTGATGTATACCTGCGCAAGGGGATGGCCGACCGATTTCCACCGGCCTCCCGGGCGAGGATCGAGGCCATTTGCCGGGAAGAGCTGGAGAAAGACGTCGCGGACGGGGCCGGGCAATCTTTTATCATCGAGGCCGAGCATTACCGGGCCGGCGGGGAAACCGCCGATATTTCCATGCACCTTTCATTCATCCGGAATAGCGAGGGGAAGGCCGTCGGGATACAGGGCGTGGCGCGCGATGTCACAAGTCACAAGCGGGCGGAAAGACAGTTGGCGGCCAGCCAGAAACGTTTCCTTTATGCCTTCGAATACGCCCCGATAGGGATGGCCCTCGTCGCGCCGGACGGGCAATGGCTCAAGGTAAACTATGCCACGTGCGCGATCATGGGCTATTCGCAAGACGAACTTCTCGCCATGACCTTTCAAGATATCACCCACCCGGAAGACCTGCAAGCCGATCTCGACAACGTGCGCCGGGTGCTTGCGGGCGAGAAGAATTCCTATCAGATGGAGAAGCGCTATCTGAGAAAATCCGGGGAAGCGATCTGGTGCCTCCTGAGCGCGTCGCTGGTCCGGGTGGAGGGCGATGAAGAAGTGTACTTCGTATCCCAGATCCTGGATATTACCGATCGCAAGGCGCTCGAACACGAGCGCGCCGCCCGGCACGCGGTCGAAGAGGCCAATCGCGCCAAGAGCGCATTCGTCGCCAACATGAGCCACGAGATTCGGACGCCGCTGAATGCCATTTTGGGTTTCGCACAGGTGTTGGAGCGGGATGGCTCACTCACGGCGCGGCAGGCCGAACAGGTCCACACGATCACCCGCAGCGGACGCCATCTCCTGGGGCTGATCAATGACATTCTGGACATGTCCCGAATCGAATCCGGGAAGCTCGGGCTACACCCGACGAACTTCAATCTCCACGAGTTGCTCAACGACCTGGAAATGATGGTGCGGTCGCGCGCGGAGGCCAAGGGCCTGCACATCATCGTGGAACGGCGGGAGAGCGTGCCCGAGTACGTCGCGGCAGACGATGCGAAATTGCGGCAAGTCCTCATCAACTTGATGGGCAACGCCGTGAAATTTACCAAAGAGGGCGGCGTCGCTCTGCGGGCGCGCGCCGATGCGATCGCGGACGGCCCCGCGGACGGGCCCGCGTATATGCGGCTCGTCGTGGAGGTCGAGGATACCGGGCCGGGAATCCCCGAAGAGGATAGGGAACACATATTTCAGGCATTTCGCCAGTCAGATGCCGGCGTCGACTCGGGCGGAACGGGGCTGGGGCTGGCCATCAGCAAACGCCTGACCGAAATGATGGGCGGGCAACTGACCGTCGAAAGCCGAGTGGGCGAAGGCTCTTGCTTCCGGGTTTGTGTCCCCGTAACGCCCGTCGATGGCCTCGAAGACGTATCCATACCAGCGTCCCTGGTCGTCGTCGGCCTGGAGGCCGATTCTGGCGGGCCGTATCGAATCCTGGTTGTCGACGACAACAAAAGTAACCGCGACTTGCTGCGCGCTATCCTGGAGCCCGTCGGCTTCGTCATTGAAGAGGCCGCAAACGGATCCGAGGCGCTGGATCTCGTGGAACGCTGGGAACCCCATATCGTGCTGATGGACTTGCGGATGCCCGCGATGGACGGCTACGAAGCCACCCGCCGCATCAAGAGCAACCCCCGGGCGCGGGCTACCCCGGTAATTGCCGTGACGGCCAGCGCTTTCGAGGACGATGAACGGGCCGTGCTGGCGAGCGGGGTGGACGGTTACGTGCGCAAGCCCTATCGCCCCCAGACCATCTTTGAGGTGCTCGGAAAACACCTGGGGCTCCGCTATGTCTACAAAGAAGTGCCCGCGGCCCGGCCGGGCAAATCCATGAGCGGCCACATCACAGCCGATGATCTGGCCGGCGTTCCCGAGGCCCTGTTGGACGCCATGCGGCAAGCCGTGGCGGCGGGCGACATGGGGAGGCTCAAGGGACTCGTCGCCGGGGCAACGGGATTGGACGATGCGGTGGCGGGCGCCTTGAACGCCATCGCCGGGGAGTACGACTATGACAGGCTCGGCGAGGTGCTGGGCATGGGTGGGAACCTATCATGA
- a CDS encoding ABC transporter permease, with protein MFRGLSAVIYKESKHILRDPRTLFLMLLVPALQLTVFGYAINTDIKNIPTVVFNLDGRADSRALIERFVNTGYFDIRRHAATAEEVEAAIIRGEAKVGLKIPRDYSDRLLAGEETAVQVLIDGSDSTVAMQALNVSNAVVLRASVAELARELGANGAPAIESRPRVLFNPDMRTANFMVPGLVGIILQIITMLLTAFAIVREKESGTLEQLMVTPVSRLGLILGKLLPYGAVGIIETISVVLLMRFLFQVPIAGSVLLLAGFTLVFLFTALGLGLLISTVAANQMQALQVAFLIILPSVLLSGFIFPQEAMPHIIYLIGQAVPATWFIEILRGIILRDTGFADLWLNGAVLAGMGVFVLGLATLRFQKHLG; from the coding sequence ATGTTTAGGGGGCTTTCGGCGGTGATCTACAAGGAGTCGAAGCATATTCTGCGGGATCCGCGCACGCTTTTCCTGATGCTGCTGGTGCCGGCGCTGCAGCTGACGGTTTTTGGCTACGCGATCAACACGGACATCAAGAACATTCCGACGGTGGTGTTTAACCTGGACGGGCGCGCGGACAGCCGGGCGCTGATCGAGCGTTTTGTGAATACGGGGTATTTCGACATTCGCCGGCATGCGGCTACGGCGGAAGAGGTTGAGGCGGCGATCATCCGGGGCGAGGCGAAGGTGGGATTGAAGATTCCGCGGGACTATAGCGATCGGTTGCTGGCGGGCGAGGAAACGGCGGTGCAGGTGCTGATTGACGGGAGCGATTCGACGGTGGCGATGCAGGCGTTGAACGTGAGCAATGCGGTGGTGCTGCGCGCGTCGGTGGCGGAGCTTGCGCGCGAGTTGGGGGCTAACGGCGCGCCCGCGATTGAGTCACGTCCGCGGGTGCTGTTTAATCCGGACATGCGGACGGCGAATTTCATGGTACCGGGGCTGGTGGGGATTATCCTGCAGATCATTACGATGTTGCTGACGGCGTTTGCGATTGTGCGGGAGAAGGAAAGCGGGACGCTGGAGCAGCTCATGGTGACGCCGGTGTCCCGGCTGGGGCTCATTCTGGGTAAGCTCCTTCCCTATGGGGCGGTGGGAATTATTGAGACCATCTCGGTGGTGCTGCTGATGCGCTTTCTCTTTCAGGTGCCGATTGCGGGGAGCGTGTTGCTGCTGGCGGGCTTCACGCTGGTCTTTCTGTTTACGGCGCTGGGGCTGGGGCTGTTGATATCGACGGTCGCGGCGAACCAGATGCAGGCGCTGCAGGTGGCGTTTCTGATTATTCTGCCGTCGGTGCTGCTTTCGGGCTTTATCTTTCCGCAGGAAGCGATGCCCCATATCATTTATCTCATCGGGCAGGCGGTGCCGGCGACGTGGTTCATTGAGATTCTGCGGGGGATCATCCTGCGGGACACGGGGTTCGCGGATCTGTGGTTGAACGGCGCGGTGCTGGCGGGGATGGGGGTGTTTGTGCTGGGGCTTGCGACGCTGCGTTTTCAGAAGCATCTGGGGTGA
- a CDS encoding DUF1080 domain-containing protein, with product MQSELSISRGLTALLAAWCVLIAPACAGVGKEDIHIQNGHLTRDNHAITLKAIMTPDLLAGHDELGKTAPVLARIAYVGGNTACADLVGFNADGTALDPKVVETIGLLGHRTKEQRMALMVRVLGGNHDPAFSARAVETAAQALANERRALYYFDGPDADKWAARFMELAPNLAVASPNAGHVKVVSETPSAPAGRPTLVAGRAHAHFDTDTHFVLDGSDASYETVEKTLVTDAEKQPWTPDNSVLSEAERAEGFIALANGKNFDGWWFPNEQNSFIVNERGEFEFVEPGGKVILTRDRYSNFVLRLDYKITEGGNSGVFLRAPRDARQSKIGMEFQIHGDAGVEVSDDMTGAIYKVVAPRVNASNPPMEWNSLEIQLDGSWIRATLNGQVIHDFDMDTVEELRYRLREGFIGLQDHDHYVAFRNVRLKKL from the coding sequence ATGCAATCCGAACTTTCCATTTCTCGCGGGCTTACCGCCTTGCTGGCGGCGTGGTGCGTCTTGATCGCGCCGGCCTGCGCGGGTGTCGGCAAGGAGGACATCCATATTCAGAACGGGCATCTTACCCGGGACAACCATGCGATTACGCTGAAGGCCATCATGACGCCCGATCTGCTGGCGGGGCACGATGAACTGGGCAAGACGGCTCCGGTGCTTGCGCGGATTGCGTACGTGGGCGGGAACACGGCGTGCGCGGACCTGGTGGGCTTCAACGCGGACGGCACGGCGCTGGATCCGAAGGTTGTGGAGACGATCGGGCTGCTTGGCCACCGGACGAAGGAGCAGCGGATGGCGCTGATGGTTCGGGTGCTGGGCGGGAATCATGATCCGGCGTTTAGCGCGCGGGCGGTGGAGACGGCGGCCCAGGCGCTGGCCAACGAGCGGCGCGCGCTCTATTACTTTGACGGCCCGGACGCGGACAAGTGGGCGGCGCGTTTCATGGAACTGGCTCCGAACCTGGCGGTGGCGTCGCCGAACGCGGGGCATGTGAAGGTGGTGTCGGAGACGCCGTCGGCGCCGGCGGGCCGCCCGACGCTGGTGGCGGGCCGGGCGCATGCGCACTTCGACACGGACACGCATTTTGTGCTGGACGGTAGCGACGCCTCGTACGAGACGGTGGAGAAGACGCTGGTAACGGATGCCGAAAAACAGCCGTGGACGCCGGACAATTCGGTTCTTTCGGAGGCGGAACGGGCGGAGGGCTTTATTGCGCTGGCCAACGGGAAGAACTTTGACGGGTGGTGGTTTCCGAACGAGCAGAATTCGTTTATCGTGAACGAGCGCGGGGAGTTCGAGTTTGTCGAACCGGGCGGGAAGGTTATCCTGACGCGAGACCGCTACAGCAATTTTGTGCTGCGATTGGACTACAAGATCACGGAGGGCGGCAACAGCGGCGTTTTCCTGCGGGCTCCGCGTGACGCGCGGCAATCGAAGATTGGCATGGAGTTTCAGATTCATGGCGACGCGGGGGTTGAGGTGAGCGATGACATGACCGGGGCAATCTACAAGGTGGTGGCTCCGCGGGTGAATGCGAGTAATCCGCCGATGGAATGGAACAGCCTGGAGATCCAGCTGGATGGAAGCTGGATCCGCGCGACGCTGAACGGCCAGGTGATCCACGATTTTGACATGGACACGGTGGAAGAGTTGCGTTACCGCCTGAGGGAGGGTTTTATCGGCCTTCAGGATCACGATCACTACGTGGCGTTTCGCAACGTGCGCTTGAAGAAGCTTTAA
- a CDS encoding DUF4573 domain-containing protein has translation MSIKHAPIHHGRRRFARPFSPILPPAYPVHQVHPVHGPARRRRVHAVDRPARRRRVHPVHPVHPVHPVHPVHPVHPVHPVHPVHPVHPVHPVHPVHPVHPVHPVHPVHPVHPVHPVHPVHPVHPVHPVHPVHPVHFLLRCFSRRHGNADHPPSLLHNLKETINI, from the coding sequence ATTTCCATCAAACACGCTCCAATCCATCACGGCCGGCGCCGATTTGCCCGCCCATTTTCCCCGATTCTACCGCCCGCCTACCCCGTCCACCAAGTCCACCCCGTCCACGGGCCTGCCCGCCGAAGGCGGGTCCACGCCGTCGACAGGCCTGCCCGCCGAAGGCGGGTCCACCCAGTCCACCCTGTCCACCCAGTCCACCCAGTCCACCCAGTCCACCCAGTCCACCCAGTCCACCCTGTCCACCCTGTCCACCCTGTCCACCCTGTCCACCCAGTCCACCCAGTCCACCCAGTCCACCCAGTCCACCCAGTCCACCCTGTCCACCCTGTCCACCCTGTCCACCCTGTCCACCCTGTCCACCCTGTCCACCCTGTCCACCCTGTCCACCCTGTCCACCCTGTCCATTTTTTGCTGCGCTGCTTCAGCCGCCGCCACGGAAACGCCGATCATCCACCCAGTCTATTGCATAATCTGAAAGAAACTATAAATATTTGA
- a CDS encoding ABC transporter ATP-binding protein, with protein sequence MKPVVQAEALTRRFGAFTAVDGVSLEIVEGDIFGFLGPNGSGKTTLIRMLCGLLRPTGGSGTVLGHDVVRESEAIKREIGYMSQQFSLYSDLTVLENLTFYAGIYGIPRRERRDRIEEVIATTDIGAYRHRLASRLSGGWKQRLALACALVHRPRLLFLDEPTAGIDPVARRDLWDLLFDLAGAGVTFFVTTHYMDEAERCSHLGYIYYAQLVAYGTPGELKSLPDVTPPGCGRYEVRVSGALRAMRTLNSFSYVRDATAFGDALHVLAEHGVGDALARDLAGAGFGAAQVRAIPATLEDVFVTLTRTRARERESGHV encoded by the coding sequence ATGAAGCCGGTGGTTCAGGCCGAGGCACTGACCCGGCGCTTCGGCGCGTTCACGGCGGTGGACGGCGTGAGCCTGGAGATTGTGGAGGGGGACATCTTCGGGTTTCTCGGGCCGAACGGATCGGGGAAGACGACGCTGATCCGGATGCTGTGTGGGCTGCTGCGCCCGACGGGCGGATCGGGCACGGTGCTGGGGCATGATGTCGTGCGGGAGAGCGAGGCGATCAAGCGCGAGATCGGGTACATGTCGCAACAGTTCAGCCTGTACAGCGATCTGACCGTGCTGGAGAACCTGACGTTCTACGCGGGGATCTATGGCATCCCCCGGCGGGAGCGCCGGGATCGGATCGAGGAGGTGATTGCGACCACGGACATTGGGGCGTACCGGCATCGGCTGGCTTCGCGGCTCTCCGGGGGGTGGAAGCAGCGGCTGGCGCTGGCCTGCGCGCTGGTGCATCGCCCGCGATTGCTGTTTCTGGACGAGCCGACGGCGGGAATCGATCCCGTGGCGCGGCGGGATCTCTGGGATCTGTTGTTTGACCTGGCGGGCGCCGGGGTGACGTTTTTCGTGACGACGCACTATATGGACGAGGCGGAGCGGTGCAGCCACCTGGGGTATATTTACTATGCGCAGCTGGTGGCGTATGGCACGCCCGGGGAACTGAAATCGCTTCCCGATGTCACGCCGCCGGGCTGCGGGCGGTATGAGGTCCGGGTGTCGGGGGCGCTTCGCGCGATGCGGACCTTGAACTCGTTCAGTTATGTGCGGGACGCGACGGCCTTTGGGGACGCGCTGCATGTGCTGGCCGAACACGGGGTGGGCGATGCGCTTGCGCGGGATCTGGCGGGGGCTGGTTTCGGGGCGGCGCAGGTTCGCGCGATCCCGGCCACGCTGGAGGATGTTTTCGTGACGCTCACGCGGACGCGCGCGCGGGAACGGGAGTCCGGCCATGTTTAG
- a CDS encoding HlyD family efflux transporter periplasmic adaptor subunit, with protein sequence MLAREGDSVAAGAILVRLDDAEPRAALAAAEAQLALREAGLAKLRNGATTEQRDQARAAVDAAAAQLTQALNGARDEEIQTAAAGVSTALAERTVSRQEFERIHNLYDQGVASARQLDQARAARDAAEARYRAASEQRDLVIAGARDEEIAAARAHLAQAEAALAEVLRGARDEDIAAAVAGRDAALAEVARARAQLEEMMIVAPMDGVVESLDVLPGDIVRPGPLVGLVDPARLEVTIYVGAALLGHLQLQQQVDFTADAFGGERFTGTIVQIASEGEFTPRNLQTEEERVQQVFGVKAALDPAGGRLRPGMSVTAHLPRANGGAR encoded by the coding sequence GTGCTCGCACGCGAAGGCGACTCGGTGGCGGCTGGGGCGATCCTGGTGCGCCTGGACGATGCCGAGCCCCGCGCGGCGCTGGCGGCGGCGGAGGCGCAGCTGGCGCTTCGGGAGGCGGGCCTGGCCAAATTGCGGAACGGCGCGACGACGGAACAGCGAGATCAGGCGCGGGCCGCGGTGGATGCGGCGGCGGCGCAGCTTACGCAGGCGCTGAACGGGGCGCGCGACGAGGAGATTCAAACGGCGGCGGCGGGGGTGTCGACGGCGCTGGCGGAGCGGACGGTGTCGCGGCAGGAATTTGAACGCATTCATAACCTGTATGATCAGGGGGTGGCTTCGGCGCGGCAGCTGGACCAGGCGCGGGCGGCGCGGGATGCGGCGGAGGCGCGTTACCGTGCGGCGAGCGAGCAGCGGGACCTGGTGATTGCCGGGGCGCGGGACGAGGAGATCGCGGCGGCGCGCGCGCACCTGGCCCAGGCCGAGGCCGCGTTGGCGGAGGTGCTTCGGGGGGCGCGCGACGAGGATATCGCGGCGGCGGTTGCGGGGCGGGACGCGGCCCTGGCGGAGGTGGCGCGCGCGCGGGCGCAGCTGGAGGAGATGATGATCGTGGCCCCGATGGACGGTGTGGTGGAGTCGCTGGATGTGTTGCCGGGGGATATTGTGCGGCCGGGCCCGCTGGTGGGGCTGGTGGACCCGGCGCGCCTGGAGGTGACGATCTACGTGGGCGCGGCGCTGCTTGGCCACCTGCAACTCCAGCAACAGGTGGATTTTACGGCGGACGCGTTTGGGGGGGAGCGTTTTACCGGGACCATCGTACAGATCGCCTCCGAGGGGGAGTTTACGCCGCGCAATCTTCAGACGGAAGAGGAGCGGGTGCAACAGGTCTTCGGTGTGAAGGCAGCGCTGGATCCGGCGGGCGGACGGCTGCGTCCGGGCATGTCGGTGACGGCGCACTTGCCGCGCGCGAACGGCGGGGCGCGATGA
- a CDS encoding cyclase family protein yields MEIYWRDVSIPIHAGTTVWPGDDPVRFEAASRIAEGASCNTSSLTVPSHCGTHCDAPWHFEDDGKKLHEVDFQVFFGVARVIELLDVDLVRADDLGPAPLPPRILLKTRNSDYPVNGPFKTDFVAVAPDAAQRMVDEGVRLVGVDYLSVAAYKDAAPTHHILLRNEVFIVEGLCLRDVPAGDHPFTVLPMPLHGADGAPCRAFVGLAM; encoded by the coding sequence ATGGAAATCTACTGGCGGGATGTGAGCATACCGATTCATGCGGGGACGACGGTGTGGCCGGGGGACGATCCGGTTCGTTTTGAGGCGGCGAGCCGGATTGCGGAGGGGGCGAGCTGCAATACGTCGTCGCTGACGGTACCGAGCCATTGCGGGACGCATTGCGATGCGCCGTGGCACTTTGAGGACGATGGGAAGAAGCTGCACGAGGTGGATTTCCAGGTGTTTTTTGGCGTGGCGCGGGTCATCGAGTTGCTGGATGTGGATCTGGTGCGCGCGGATGACCTAGGTCCCGCGCCTTTGCCGCCGCGCATTCTGCTGAAGACGCGGAACAGCGATTATCCCGTGAATGGGCCGTTCAAGACCGATTTTGTGGCGGTGGCTCCGGACGCGGCGCAGCGGATGGTGGACGAGGGCGTGCGCCTGGTGGGGGTGGACTACCTGTCGGTGGCGGCGTACAAGGATGCGGCTCCGACGCACCATATTCTGCTGCGGAACGAGGTATTTATCGTGGAGGGCCTGTGCCTCCGGGATGTGCCGGCGGGCGATCATCCGTTTACGGTGTTGCCGATGCCGCTGCACGGGGCGGACGGGGCGCCTTGCCGGGCGTTTGTGGGGCTTGCGATGTGA